A single genomic interval of Eurosta solidaginis isolate ZX-2024a chromosome 3, ASM4086904v1, whole genome shotgun sequence harbors:
- the FANCI gene encoding Fanconi anemia group I protein homolog isoform X1 yields MFAVDKNLELSSVLRADAHRPKGKSVEGLINELGEKKNLPELQKLIEKTSTTTLVATLKTKFGRNDCVSFWSYLLEGLSFGYSSRDSIEKRYACVKCLLEGLQRVELSYKQTYDLIIRLCQHLSTFPAEQLIEILETCIEGIRMGDRKYICWKDLLPDVLNVLAQQQQILVNGVAMKGSEFRASIVRSLTTMRWPIEIVTPIADMFKEICLKSAELTVVLNKFGGILQTLSPTELPALAYQLFSMCSTCSDIMILVLALEKYFHRFYYKKLFADMQSNSTDFDSIDAYSDKELREAEETILHHLNYCTQYKISETQMCVVLRQNFNSMPDIILTPFMLSAIISMTSANREPESERLTTSVLLHFLRSVIHNNEHERLMADYSVWCRDTLQRKQVQLDYVFTVLIDQNKQGQDVITPGLVSLVFTLLKAKNNAPLNNLAMNFLTKFIRKRFVFGRGIVKKLAEWMVVEQDQYQFGECLMMLSVADTFTVSECVKTIKYVMEFFLWLPGEQSMRMMSFILPILKLSATVRDAFIEVLRKAITSSEQRIRSMAVYGFCMILKQLNNSNSQRSQLNSSSFCTQHSISGFSLMSQATLGNRQNPYRHFDMLTLEIIGLLRSCFNNNLTMKRVLYENLQRAVELNPKLVPHVLQFVDWHFRSFFQASTTIAEAEQFCVLFDKTVCSVTENAYELQIQDNLGLLIQFVSHCLAIFQQFEGEYDVREMHRLLRLAINKVITKELQFEEKNDNWAPLKSALLEQQMNFLEGLISYSLLMSQQSNDTVKHILPLFKAHCKVSETYKSYVSFSKKQLQKKSKIDKDSASTLKNITVNGVVKKFNINCLENIWDLSVLEKLLRLLHEDIVPFAASQNTVPLRSNVELVRFVLEIVAQKIEALRNEPEYKQLSHSRRTLRYLTNITKVIYERCIRRLPEMWTNFDEKTAALAAECFQQCLQTANSLYKKKFVDVFLKGFDFHTINRCKQSTEILHDIIDEFMVEEQPREPSDSQDFENAERQRTIGALMHCLEVLYDNLSYEDRLTTESYSWLLQFCKCYEIKSKHLSIVHKLLFTQRQKTHSGAFFNTIALLLCDIWGAVNDEMYEKEIPTPFTLRSVTVESAESYFSHLCQALRKQIEYIDYFIIKANNLNFKYRIVTEDERDVCLSQLRSMERSICSQLVHVSNALINLTNICIPLGASMDQLLKLLIQHYVCLKNLTKHFLSCAGSSQICIQSTKFEFLLRAIGKSLPTNIYALVSYIEANVIDKDQPNGKRSNPEAERAKILRETKLIPKVILHLETFNRFVIVLSKKSSSRIANFLHHGTVHDFRFRTQALKAAVERTFSHSSEISVDPSIGSVQQETTENELLERMEEETAAEPSGKKNKIRKRNVRSHDEDEQQEADSDETNIEEYDDENEGEETKSEASTKSVTKKSSKKAKNTQKSTKRKLRSCDNDDDGDHAENRDSPTIATTSRRASKKLRHQQLNDDEVDSEGRSSPTPENVEFLEHESNQESASQLFKNLAKINKKAKKRTLKEIDDNDEAKATGMAPSKKRRGRSSNKK; encoded by the exons ATGTTCGCTGTTGACAAAAACCTTGAATTGTCTAGTGTATTGCGTGCAGATGCCCATCGGCCTAAAGGCAAATCTGTTGAAGGCTTGATAAACGAATTGGGCGAGAAGAAGAATTTGCCGGAGTTGCAGAAACTAATTGAGAAAACTAGCACAACCACA TTAGTGGCTACTTTGAAGACTAAGTTCGGGCGGAATGACTGTGTGTCATTTTGGAGCTACCTACTTGAGGGACTCAGCTTTGGTTATAGCAGTCGGGATAGTATTGAGAAACGTTATGCTTGCGTTAAATGTTTGTTGGAGGGCTTACAAAGAGTGGAATTAAGTTATAAGCAAACATACGACTTAATAATCCGATTATGTCAACATCTTTCAACATTCCCTGCGGAGCAACTAATCGAAATATTAGAAACATGCATTGAGGGTATACGCATGGGCGATCGTAAATATATATG TTGGAAGGACCTTTTACCAGATGTATTAAATGTCTTGGCGCAGCAACAACAAATACTCGTGAATGGAGTGGCAATGAAAGGAAGTGAGTTTCGTGCTAGCATTGTACGCAGTTTAACAACAATGCGTTGGCCAATAGAGATCGTTACACCTATAGCCGATATGTTTAA agaaatttgtttaaaaagcgCCGAATTAACGGTTGTACTCAATAAATTTGGTGGAATATTGCAGACTTTATCACCCACGGAGTTGCCCGCTTTGGCTTATCAGTTATTTTCTATGTGCTCAACATGTTCGGATATTATGATACTTGTTCTAGCtttggaaaaatattttcatcgtttttactataaaaaattgtttgccgATATGCAGAGCAATTCGACTGACTTTGATAGCATTG ATGCATATTCGGATAAAGAATTGCGAGAGGCTGAGGAAACGATTTTACATCATTTGAATTATTGCACACAGTATAAGATAAGCGAAACACAAATGTGCGTTGTACTGAGA CAGAATTTTAATTCCATGCCAGACATAATATTGACTCCTTTCATGCTTAGCGCTATTATATCTATGACTTCTGCTAATCGCGAGCCCGAGTCAGAGCGTTTAACTACGTCTGTACTTCTACACTTTTTGCGCAGCGTTATACACAATAATGAGCATGAACGATTGATGGCAGATTATTCAGTTTGGTGTCGAGACACTTTACAACGCAAACAAGTACAATTGGATTATGTCTTTACCGTACTTATTGATCAAAATAAGCAGGGACAAGATGTTATAACACCAGGTCTTGTTAGCTTGGTATTTACTTTGCTTAAAGCAAAAAATAATGCACCATTAAATAACTTAGCTATgaattttcttacaaaatttaTACGCAAACGTTTCGTGTTCGGAAGAGGAATTGTGAAAAAGTTAGCGGAATGGATGGTTGTGGAACAAGACCAGTACCAATTTGGCG AGTGTTTAATGATGCTGAGTGTCGCTGATACATTCACAGTTTCGGAGTGTGTGAAAACAATCAAATATGTAATGGAATTCTTTTTATGG TTACCAGGCGAACAATCCATGCGCATGATGTCTTTCATTTTACCAATCCTTAAGCTCTCGGCAACTGTGCGTGATGCTTTTATTGAAGTCTTGCGGAAAGCGATTACCTCAAG CGAACAACGCATTCGTTCAATGGCTGTGTATGGCTTTTGTATGATACTTAAACAGTTGAATAACAGCAACTCCCAGCGTTCCCAACTAAATTCTTCCAGCTTCTGTACACAACATAGTATCTCCGGCTTTTCATTGATGTCTCAGGCAACTTTGGGCAATCGTCAAAATCCATATCGTCATTTTGATATGCTTACTTTAGAAATAATTGGACTGCTACGGAGCTGCTTCAATAATAATTTAACAATGAAACGCGTGCTTTATGAAA ACTTACAACGTGCCGTGGAGCTGAATCCAAAACTGGTGCCGCATGTGCTGCAATTTGTTGATTGGCATTTTCGCTCTTTCTTCCAAGCTTCAACAACAATTGCTGAAGCGGAACAGTTTTGCGTATTGTTTGACAAAACAGTTTGCTCTGTGACAGAAAATGCCTATGAATTACAAATACAAGATAATCTGGGACTTTTAATACAATTTGTTAGTCATTGTTTGGCCATATTCCAACAATTTGAAGGGGAATACGATGTACGAGAAATGCATCGACTGTTGCGCTTAGCTATAAACAAAGTGATAACTAAAGAGTTGCAGTTTGAAGAAAAGAACGACAACTGGGCGCCATTAAAAAGTGCATTACTGGAACAACAAATGAATTTTTTGGAAGGTTTAATATCATACTCTCTACTTATGTCACAACAGAGTAATGATACCGTTAAGCATATACTACCTTTGTTTAAAGCACACTGCAAAGTCAGCGAGACATACAAG TCATATGTTAGCTTTTCaaaaaagcaattgcaaaaaaagaGTAAGATCGATAAAGATAGTGCATCGACGTTAAAAAATATAACAGTTAATGGTGTTGTTAAGAAATTCAATATCAACTGCCTTGAAAATATTTGGGATTTGTCGGTTCTGGAAAAACTCTTACGCCTTCTACATGA AGATATTGTACCGTTTGCTGCTAGTCAAAATACCGTGCCGTTACGCTCAAACGTCGAGCTTGTGCGCTTTGTGTTGGAAATAGTCGCACAAAAGATAGAAGCTCTCCGCAATGAGCCGGAATATAAACAATTATCGCACAGTCGACGTACCTTGAGATATTTGACTAATATAACAAAGGTGATTTATGAACGCTGTATACGACGTTTGCCAGAAATGTGGACTAATTTTGATGAAAAGACAGCCGCTTTGGCTGCTGAatgctttcaacaatgtcttcAAACTGCTAATTCTCTGTACAAAAAGAAATTCGTAGATGTTTTTCTTAAAGGATTCG ACTTTCATACAATTAATCGTTGTAAACAATCTACGGAAATCTTGCATGACATAATTGACGAATTTATGGTAGAGGAACAGCCGCGCGAACCTTCTGACTCACAAGATTTTGAAAACGCTGAGCGCCAACGAACTATCGGTGCATTAATGCACTGTCTTGAGGTGCTTTACGACAATCTCTCATATGAAGATCGTCTGACCACCGAATCTTATTCCTGGTTATTACAATTCTGCAAATGCTACGAGATAAAATCTAAACATTTAAGCATTGTGCATAAACTGCTGTTCACACAACGTCAGAAAACGCACTCCGGCGCATTTTTCAACACAATAGCATTGCTGTTGTGTGACATCTGGGGAGCCGTAAATGATGAGATGTACGAAAAAGAG ATCCCGACGCCCTTTACTCTAAGGTCTGTAACTGTGGAGAGTGCGGAATCTTACTTTAGTCATTTATGCCAAGCTCTACGGAAACAAATTGAATACATCGATTACTTTATTATAAAAGCAAACAACTTGAATTTTAAATATCGCATCGTTACCGAAGATGAACGCGATGTTTGCCTAAGTCAGTTACGTTCTATGGAGCGTTCTATATGTTCACAGTTGGTTCATGTATCAAATGCTTTGATAAATCTAACGAATATTTGCATTCCGCTGGGCGCAAGCATGGACCAGTTGCTAAAGCTACTGATACAACACTATGTTTGTCTTAAGAATCTCACAAAACATTTTTTGAGCTGTGCAGGATCatcacaaatttgcatacaatcCACGAA atTCGAATTTCTATTGCGCGCCATTGGTAAATCACTTCCCACAAACATTTATGCGCTTGTTTCTTACATTGAAGCTAATGTCATAGATAAAGATCAGCCAAATGGTAAGCGTTCAAACCCTGAAGCTGAACGTGCAAAAATTTTGCGTGAAACCAAATTAATACCAAAAGTGATATTACATTTGGAAACTTTCAATCGGTTTGTAATTGTTTTATCTAAGAAAAGTAGTAGTCGCATAGCAAATTTTCTACATCACGGTACAGTACATGATTTCCGTTTTCGTACACAAGCATTGAAAGCGGCTGTAGAGCGCACATTTTCGCATAGTAGTGAAATTTCGGTAGACCCCAGCATAGGAAGTGTACAGCAAGAAACAACTGAAAATGAACTACTCGAACGCATGGAAGAAGAAACGGCTGCTGAGCCAAGTGGTAAAAAAAATAAGATACGCAAACGTAACGTTCGAAGTCATGATGAGGATGAGCAGCAAGAAGCTGACAGTGACGAGACAAATATTGAAGAGTATGATGATGAAAACGAAGGCGAAGAAACAAAATCCGAGGCAAGTACTAAATCGGTGAcaaaaaaaagttcgaaaaaggcAAAAAATACACAGAAAAGTACGAAACGCAAACTACGCAGTTGTGATAATGATGATGACGGCGATCATGCTGAAAACAGAGATTCACCAACAATTGCTACAACCAGCCGTCGTGCAAGTAAAAAGTTAAGGCATCAGCAGCTAAATGATGATGAGGTCGATAGCGAAGGGCGCTCGTCTCCAACACCCGAAAACGTTGAATTCTTAGAACATGAAAGCAATCAGGAATCGGCAtcacaattatttaaaaatttagcaaaaattaATAAGAAAGCCAAAAAGCGTACACTTAAAGAAATAGATGATAATGATGAGGCCAAAGCCACAGGCATGGCACCAAGTAAAAAACGACGCGGGCGTtcgtcaaataaaaaataa
- the FANCI gene encoding Fanconi anemia group I protein homolog isoform X2 encodes MFAVDKNLELSSVLRADAHRPKGKSVEGLINELGEKKNLPELQKLIEKTSTTTLVATLKTKFGRNDCVSFWSYLLEGLSFGYSSRDSIEKRYACVKCLLEGLQRVELSYKQTYDLIIRLCQHLSTFPAEQLIEILETCIEGIRMGDRKYICWKDLLPDVLNVLAQQQQILVNGVAMKGSEFRASIVRSLTTMRWPIEIVTPIADMFKEICLKSAELTVVLNKFGGILQTLSPTELPALAYQLFSMCSTCSDIMILVLALEKYFHRFYYKKLFADMQSNSTDFDSIDAYSDKELREAEETILHHLNYCTQYKISETQMCVVLRNFNSMPDIILTPFMLSAIISMTSANREPESERLTTSVLLHFLRSVIHNNEHERLMADYSVWCRDTLQRKQVQLDYVFTVLIDQNKQGQDVITPGLVSLVFTLLKAKNNAPLNNLAMNFLTKFIRKRFVFGRGIVKKLAEWMVVEQDQYQFGECLMMLSVADTFTVSECVKTIKYVMEFFLWLPGEQSMRMMSFILPILKLSATVRDAFIEVLRKAITSSEQRIRSMAVYGFCMILKQLNNSNSQRSQLNSSSFCTQHSISGFSLMSQATLGNRQNPYRHFDMLTLEIIGLLRSCFNNNLTMKRVLYENLQRAVELNPKLVPHVLQFVDWHFRSFFQASTTIAEAEQFCVLFDKTVCSVTENAYELQIQDNLGLLIQFVSHCLAIFQQFEGEYDVREMHRLLRLAINKVITKELQFEEKNDNWAPLKSALLEQQMNFLEGLISYSLLMSQQSNDTVKHILPLFKAHCKVSETYKSYVSFSKKQLQKKSKIDKDSASTLKNITVNGVVKKFNINCLENIWDLSVLEKLLRLLHEDIVPFAASQNTVPLRSNVELVRFVLEIVAQKIEALRNEPEYKQLSHSRRTLRYLTNITKVIYERCIRRLPEMWTNFDEKTAALAAECFQQCLQTANSLYKKKFVDVFLKGFDFHTINRCKQSTEILHDIIDEFMVEEQPREPSDSQDFENAERQRTIGALMHCLEVLYDNLSYEDRLTTESYSWLLQFCKCYEIKSKHLSIVHKLLFTQRQKTHSGAFFNTIALLLCDIWGAVNDEMYEKEIPTPFTLRSVTVESAESYFSHLCQALRKQIEYIDYFIIKANNLNFKYRIVTEDERDVCLSQLRSMERSICSQLVHVSNALINLTNICIPLGASMDQLLKLLIQHYVCLKNLTKHFLSCAGSSQICIQSTKFEFLLRAIGKSLPTNIYALVSYIEANVIDKDQPNGKRSNPEAERAKILRETKLIPKVILHLETFNRFVIVLSKKSSSRIANFLHHGTVHDFRFRTQALKAAVERTFSHSSEISVDPSIGSVQQETTENELLERMEEETAAEPSGKKNKIRKRNVRSHDEDEQQEADSDETNIEEYDDENEGEETKSEASTKSVTKKSSKKAKNTQKSTKRKLRSCDNDDDGDHAENRDSPTIATTSRRASKKLRHQQLNDDEVDSEGRSSPTPENVEFLEHESNQESASQLFKNLAKINKKAKKRTLKEIDDNDEAKATGMAPSKKRRGRSSNKK; translated from the exons ATGTTCGCTGTTGACAAAAACCTTGAATTGTCTAGTGTATTGCGTGCAGATGCCCATCGGCCTAAAGGCAAATCTGTTGAAGGCTTGATAAACGAATTGGGCGAGAAGAAGAATTTGCCGGAGTTGCAGAAACTAATTGAGAAAACTAGCACAACCACA TTAGTGGCTACTTTGAAGACTAAGTTCGGGCGGAATGACTGTGTGTCATTTTGGAGCTACCTACTTGAGGGACTCAGCTTTGGTTATAGCAGTCGGGATAGTATTGAGAAACGTTATGCTTGCGTTAAATGTTTGTTGGAGGGCTTACAAAGAGTGGAATTAAGTTATAAGCAAACATACGACTTAATAATCCGATTATGTCAACATCTTTCAACATTCCCTGCGGAGCAACTAATCGAAATATTAGAAACATGCATTGAGGGTATACGCATGGGCGATCGTAAATATATATG TTGGAAGGACCTTTTACCAGATGTATTAAATGTCTTGGCGCAGCAACAACAAATACTCGTGAATGGAGTGGCAATGAAAGGAAGTGAGTTTCGTGCTAGCATTGTACGCAGTTTAACAACAATGCGTTGGCCAATAGAGATCGTTACACCTATAGCCGATATGTTTAA agaaatttgtttaaaaagcgCCGAATTAACGGTTGTACTCAATAAATTTGGTGGAATATTGCAGACTTTATCACCCACGGAGTTGCCCGCTTTGGCTTATCAGTTATTTTCTATGTGCTCAACATGTTCGGATATTATGATACTTGTTCTAGCtttggaaaaatattttcatcgtttttactataaaaaattgtttgccgATATGCAGAGCAATTCGACTGACTTTGATAGCATTG ATGCATATTCGGATAAAGAATTGCGAGAGGCTGAGGAAACGATTTTACATCATTTGAATTATTGCACACAGTATAAGATAAGCGAAACACAAATGTGCGTTGTACTGAGA AATTTTAATTCCATGCCAGACATAATATTGACTCCTTTCATGCTTAGCGCTATTATATCTATGACTTCTGCTAATCGCGAGCCCGAGTCAGAGCGTTTAACTACGTCTGTACTTCTACACTTTTTGCGCAGCGTTATACACAATAATGAGCATGAACGATTGATGGCAGATTATTCAGTTTGGTGTCGAGACACTTTACAACGCAAACAAGTACAATTGGATTATGTCTTTACCGTACTTATTGATCAAAATAAGCAGGGACAAGATGTTATAACACCAGGTCTTGTTAGCTTGGTATTTACTTTGCTTAAAGCAAAAAATAATGCACCATTAAATAACTTAGCTATgaattttcttacaaaatttaTACGCAAACGTTTCGTGTTCGGAAGAGGAATTGTGAAAAAGTTAGCGGAATGGATGGTTGTGGAACAAGACCAGTACCAATTTGGCG AGTGTTTAATGATGCTGAGTGTCGCTGATACATTCACAGTTTCGGAGTGTGTGAAAACAATCAAATATGTAATGGAATTCTTTTTATGG TTACCAGGCGAACAATCCATGCGCATGATGTCTTTCATTTTACCAATCCTTAAGCTCTCGGCAACTGTGCGTGATGCTTTTATTGAAGTCTTGCGGAAAGCGATTACCTCAAG CGAACAACGCATTCGTTCAATGGCTGTGTATGGCTTTTGTATGATACTTAAACAGTTGAATAACAGCAACTCCCAGCGTTCCCAACTAAATTCTTCCAGCTTCTGTACACAACATAGTATCTCCGGCTTTTCATTGATGTCTCAGGCAACTTTGGGCAATCGTCAAAATCCATATCGTCATTTTGATATGCTTACTTTAGAAATAATTGGACTGCTACGGAGCTGCTTCAATAATAATTTAACAATGAAACGCGTGCTTTATGAAA ACTTACAACGTGCCGTGGAGCTGAATCCAAAACTGGTGCCGCATGTGCTGCAATTTGTTGATTGGCATTTTCGCTCTTTCTTCCAAGCTTCAACAACAATTGCTGAAGCGGAACAGTTTTGCGTATTGTTTGACAAAACAGTTTGCTCTGTGACAGAAAATGCCTATGAATTACAAATACAAGATAATCTGGGACTTTTAATACAATTTGTTAGTCATTGTTTGGCCATATTCCAACAATTTGAAGGGGAATACGATGTACGAGAAATGCATCGACTGTTGCGCTTAGCTATAAACAAAGTGATAACTAAAGAGTTGCAGTTTGAAGAAAAGAACGACAACTGGGCGCCATTAAAAAGTGCATTACTGGAACAACAAATGAATTTTTTGGAAGGTTTAATATCATACTCTCTACTTATGTCACAACAGAGTAATGATACCGTTAAGCATATACTACCTTTGTTTAAAGCACACTGCAAAGTCAGCGAGACATACAAG TCATATGTTAGCTTTTCaaaaaagcaattgcaaaaaaagaGTAAGATCGATAAAGATAGTGCATCGACGTTAAAAAATATAACAGTTAATGGTGTTGTTAAGAAATTCAATATCAACTGCCTTGAAAATATTTGGGATTTGTCGGTTCTGGAAAAACTCTTACGCCTTCTACATGA AGATATTGTACCGTTTGCTGCTAGTCAAAATACCGTGCCGTTACGCTCAAACGTCGAGCTTGTGCGCTTTGTGTTGGAAATAGTCGCACAAAAGATAGAAGCTCTCCGCAATGAGCCGGAATATAAACAATTATCGCACAGTCGACGTACCTTGAGATATTTGACTAATATAACAAAGGTGATTTATGAACGCTGTATACGACGTTTGCCAGAAATGTGGACTAATTTTGATGAAAAGACAGCCGCTTTGGCTGCTGAatgctttcaacaatgtcttcAAACTGCTAATTCTCTGTACAAAAAGAAATTCGTAGATGTTTTTCTTAAAGGATTCG ACTTTCATACAATTAATCGTTGTAAACAATCTACGGAAATCTTGCATGACATAATTGACGAATTTATGGTAGAGGAACAGCCGCGCGAACCTTCTGACTCACAAGATTTTGAAAACGCTGAGCGCCAACGAACTATCGGTGCATTAATGCACTGTCTTGAGGTGCTTTACGACAATCTCTCATATGAAGATCGTCTGACCACCGAATCTTATTCCTGGTTATTACAATTCTGCAAATGCTACGAGATAAAATCTAAACATTTAAGCATTGTGCATAAACTGCTGTTCACACAACGTCAGAAAACGCACTCCGGCGCATTTTTCAACACAATAGCATTGCTGTTGTGTGACATCTGGGGAGCCGTAAATGATGAGATGTACGAAAAAGAG ATCCCGACGCCCTTTACTCTAAGGTCTGTAACTGTGGAGAGTGCGGAATCTTACTTTAGTCATTTATGCCAAGCTCTACGGAAACAAATTGAATACATCGATTACTTTATTATAAAAGCAAACAACTTGAATTTTAAATATCGCATCGTTACCGAAGATGAACGCGATGTTTGCCTAAGTCAGTTACGTTCTATGGAGCGTTCTATATGTTCACAGTTGGTTCATGTATCAAATGCTTTGATAAATCTAACGAATATTTGCATTCCGCTGGGCGCAAGCATGGACCAGTTGCTAAAGCTACTGATACAACACTATGTTTGTCTTAAGAATCTCACAAAACATTTTTTGAGCTGTGCAGGATCatcacaaatttgcatacaatcCACGAA atTCGAATTTCTATTGCGCGCCATTGGTAAATCACTTCCCACAAACATTTATGCGCTTGTTTCTTACATTGAAGCTAATGTCATAGATAAAGATCAGCCAAATGGTAAGCGTTCAAACCCTGAAGCTGAACGTGCAAAAATTTTGCGTGAAACCAAATTAATACCAAAAGTGATATTACATTTGGAAACTTTCAATCGGTTTGTAATTGTTTTATCTAAGAAAAGTAGTAGTCGCATAGCAAATTTTCTACATCACGGTACAGTACATGATTTCCGTTTTCGTACACAAGCATTGAAAGCGGCTGTAGAGCGCACATTTTCGCATAGTAGTGAAATTTCGGTAGACCCCAGCATAGGAAGTGTACAGCAAGAAACAACTGAAAATGAACTACTCGAACGCATGGAAGAAGAAACGGCTGCTGAGCCAAGTGGTAAAAAAAATAAGATACGCAAACGTAACGTTCGAAGTCATGATGAGGATGAGCAGCAAGAAGCTGACAGTGACGAGACAAATATTGAAGAGTATGATGATGAAAACGAAGGCGAAGAAACAAAATCCGAGGCAAGTACTAAATCGGTGAcaaaaaaaagttcgaaaaaggcAAAAAATACACAGAAAAGTACGAAACGCAAACTACGCAGTTGTGATAATGATGATGACGGCGATCATGCTGAAAACAGAGATTCACCAACAATTGCTACAACCAGCCGTCGTGCAAGTAAAAAGTTAAGGCATCAGCAGCTAAATGATGATGAGGTCGATAGCGAAGGGCGCTCGTCTCCAACACCCGAAAACGTTGAATTCTTAGAACATGAAAGCAATCAGGAATCGGCAtcacaattatttaaaaatttagcaaaaattaATAAGAAAGCCAAAAAGCGTACACTTAAAGAAATAGATGATAATGATGAGGCCAAAGCCACAGGCATGGCACCAAGTAAAAAACGACGCGGGCGTtcgtcaaataaaaaataa